The following nucleotide sequence is from Streptomyces sp. NBC_01298.
CCGGCACGCGATGCTCGCGGACGGCTCCCGCACCCTGGTGACCACCGGTACCGGATACGGCACCGCCCTCGCCTGCAGCCGCCTGGGCGACCACCTCGTCACCAGCGTGGACGTCGACCCCTACCTCGTGGAGGTCGCGACCGACCGGCTGGCCGGCATCGGCCTGCACCCGCGCACCGCCGTCTGCGACATCACCCAGACGCTGCCCGCCGACGTCGACCGCATCGTGTCCACCGTCTCCGTCCGGCCCGTGCCCGCTTCGTGGCTGACCGCGCTGCGCCCCGGGGGCCGGCTGGTCACCACCATCACCGGCACCGCGATGATCCTCGTCGCCGACAAGACGCCGGACGGCGGCGCCCGCGGCTTCATCTCCTCCGACCAGGCCACCTTCATGCGCACCCGCCACGGCGACGACTACGACGACGCCGTGGCGGCCGCCGAGGTATGGAAGGCCGCGGACGAGGACGGGGAGAGATCCGTCAGCCGCTACCCGCTCACCTACGTCCCGGACTCCTGGGCCGTGCAGGCCACCCTGGAACTGGAAGCGCCCGGCATCGAGCACCGCACCGAGCAGCACGAAGACGGCGGCCGCACCGTGTGGATGGCCCACCCCGACGGCTCCTGGGCCCGCGCCAGGACCACGAAAGCCCGCGACCTGCCAACGGTCCACCAAGGCGGCTCCCGCCGCCTGTGGGACCTGCTGACCGGCATCCTCGACCGCCTCATCATCGGCGGGGAGCTGCCGGTGACCGGGGCACGGGTCACGATCACCCCCGACGGACAGACCACGCTGTCCCGCGGCCGGTGGTCAACCACCCTGTAGATGCCACTGGCCGGTTGTCTGCCCGTGCCCGAGGTACCGCTCTGCCCGTTCCCAGCACGGCAGTTGACCGTCGCCAAGCGCCGGATACCAGCTCGCATAGGCTTCCGGCCACACCATTCACTCGTTCGGACGTAATCGCCGTAGGGGCGCGGGGGAGCCGGCCGGTGCTGCCAGGCTGGGAAAGAGCCCTGGTGACGCAACATGGGGGAAGGGAAAGGGTCGTTGGGTCAGTATCAGCTCACGGACTACCCGGCGATGTTCGTACCTGCGGATCCGCCGCGCGCTGGCCGCTTCGTGTTCTGGCGTCCGGCCGCGGCGATGGGCCCGGCCGACCAGCTCGCCGTGCCGCCCCAGGCACGGCTCAGTGAGCGCGGCACCACCGTTGTGCGCTGGTCCGGCGGCAAGGCCAAGACCGGGAGCGTCCCGTACTACACCCTCGGGCTGGAGGATGCCTGGCCGCTGCTGGTGCACTGCCGCACCCATGACCATGGGCACGAGGCGTGCCGGTTCTGGGGTGCCGCAGCCCTGATGGCGCTGCATCTGGTGGCTGACGGCCGACTGGCGCCGACGCTCACCGCGCGCGGGTACGACGCGTGGAAGACCACCGATCCCGGGCCGTGGCAGAACCAGCTCGACGCACTGCTCGCGGCCATGCCGCCGGAAGCACACGCAAGCGCGCTCTCGCACTCTTCCCCGGGCCATGGGCCGACCATGGGCGACCCCGGTCATCTGCTGTCCGCGTATCTCGACGCAATGGCCGACTTCCTGCCCCGCTCCCCCGGCGCCGCGGTGGTCACCGGCCAGGCCGCGTTCGCCGACCGTCCCGCCCTGCACGTACCGCACCTGCGCCTGGCCGGCCCCCGCATGGCCGGCCAGGCCGCGCTGGGCGTACGGCTGTCGTTGCGGCTGGAGCTCGACGCCGACGACAGTGAGACCGGGGTCCGCGCGGTCGTCCAGGTCCACGACAGCGCTGGCGGGCACCGGGTCGAGGACGCCGAATCCCTGTGGCGTGCCGTGCCTGCGCCCGGAACACCGGACGCCACCCGGCAGATGGAGTCCCTGCTCGCCCTGCGCCGCGCCGCCCGCACCTGGCCGCCGCTCGCCCGCCTCCTCGACGACCCGGGACGGGGTGGGGCTCTGGAACTGGACGAGACCGAGATCGACGAGCTGCTCGGCGATGCGGTCGCGCGCCTGGCCCGGGCGGACTGCGCCGTCCACTGGCCCCGCGACCTGGTCCGCGCCCTGACCGGGCGCACCGTCATCGCCCCGCGCCCCGAGGCTGTCGCGCCCAACCGTCTCTTCGGCGCGGAGCAGCTGCTGGAGTTCCAGTGGCGCGCCGCCGTGGACGACGACGATCTGACGGACGCCGAGATGGACGTCCTCGCGGAGGCTCGCAGGCCGTTCGTACGGCTACGGGACCGCTGGGTGCGAGTCGATGCAGCCCTGCTGCGGCGTGTCCGAGAACGCCGCCTTGGGCAGGTCAGCGCTGGCGAGGCCCTTGTCTGTGCGTTGACAGGCGCCGGGCAGATCGGCGAGGAGCGCGTCGAGGTCCATCCCACCGGCTGGCTGGCCGACCTGCGCACCGCCCTGACCGGCGCCGCGGACACCGAGGTGGCATCACCGGCCGGGCTCAAGGCGGAGCTGCGCCACTACCAGCGCCGCGGGCTCGCCTGGCTCCACCATCTGACCACCGGGCCGGTTGGTGGCGGAATCCTGGCGGATGACATGGGCCTGGGCAAGACGCTCATGCTGATCGCTCTGCACCTGCTGAACCAGGAGAGTGCGGCCACCGCCGGGCCGACGCTGGTGGTGTGTCCGGCCACCATGCTCGGTGCGTGGGAGCGGGAGATCGCGCGCTTCGCCCCCACCGTGCCGGTCCGCCGGTTCCACGGTCCCGCCCGCAGCCTCGAGCTCCTGCCCGCAGACGCGATCGTCCTGACCACCTACGCCACCTTGCGCCGCTCCACCGACCGCCTCACCTACACCCCATGGTCGCTCCTGGCAGCGGATGAGGCCCAGGCGGTCAAGAACGCCCTGTCCGGCGCCGCCGGGGCGCTGCGGGAGATCGACAGTCGCAGCCGGGTCGCACTGACCGGCACCCCCATGGAGAACTCCCTCGCGGACCTGTGGGCGCTGCTGGACTGGGCGACCAGCGGCCTGCTCGGCACATGGCCCGCGTTCCGCGAGCGCTTCGCCCGCCCGATCGAGGCCGGCCGCGACACAGCGGCCGCCGCCCGCCTCGCCGCGCTCATCTCCCCGCTGGTCCTGCGCCGCAGGAAGACCGACCCCGGCATCGCCCCCGAACTGCCGCCCAAGACCGACACGGACGCCTTCGTGCCGCTCAGCCGCGAGCAGGCAGCCCTGTACGAGGCTGTCACGCGCGAGGCCCTGCAGCAGATCCGGGCGGCCGACGGCATCAACAGGCGCGGCCTGGTGCTGAAGCTGCTCACCTCCCTGCGGCAGATCTGCAACCACCCGGCCCAGTACCTCAAGGAACCGGATCCGGTCATCGCGGGGCGCTCCGGAAAGATCGACCTCCTGGACACCCTCCTCGATCAGATCCTCGCCGAGGGGCAGTCCGTGCTGGTGTTCAGCCAGTACACGCAGGTACTCGACTTGCTGGCCACCCACCTCAAGCGGCGCGGCATCCCTCACCAGGGACTGACCGGGAAGACTCCCACCGGACAGCGTGATCAGCTCGTCCAGCGGTTCCAGGACGGCGAGTTCCCCGTCTTCCTGCTCTCGCTGCGTGCGGCTGGCAGCGGCCTGACACTGACCCGCGCGGAACACGTCCTGCAGATCGACCAGTGGTGGAACCCGGCTGTGATGGACCAGGCCGCCGACCGCGCCTACCGCATCGGACAGACCCGGCCGGTCCAGATCCACCGCTTCGTCGCCGAAGGCACCGTGGAGGAGAAAGTCCTCCAGCTCCTGGCCGCCAAACGGGAAACCGCCGACATGGTCCTGGGCGCCGAACAGCTGGGCCTGACCGAGCTGGGCGATGACCAGCTCGCCGACCTTGTCGCGCTTCGGAGGCACTGAACCGATGGTCCTCTTCCACACCTACGAGGAGCTCCACGGCACCGTCTACGTGCACCGCCCGACCACCGCCACCGCCGGGGACGATCACCGTGTCCGCGAGGCCTGGTACGGGGAGCTGATGCAGCAGCGCCGCGACGAGCAGCGCATGAACGCCGGGATGCCGTTCGTCGAGACGATCACCGACCTGACCGTGTGGCCTGGCCGGCTCGACGGCCTCATTCCCGTCGAGGATGTGCAACCCGCCCATCCCGGCGCCGGCTACGCCCACTCGCGCACACTCGACGTGTTCTGGCCCCGCCTGCCGGGCGAGAAGTGGCTCCTGCTCGCCGCCGCCACCCGCCCCCACGCCCACCACCTCGCCGCCTCCACCAGCCACGACGCGATGCTCCACATCATCGACCTCGCCTTCAGCCTTGGCGTGAGCCTGCTCCCCACACTCAGCGAGATCAGCAACTCCGACTGCCCCTGTCGCAGCCGCAAGAGGGTCTGCGACCACATCGCCGCCCTCATCGAGTACTACGCCCGGACCCTGGACCACGAGCCCCTCACCCTGCTGCTGCTGGGCGGATACGCCCCCACCGACTTCTTCGCCCTGGTAGACGACCCCGAGCACCTCAGCGCACAGCCTTACTACCGGCCCGAGAGCCTCCCGACTCCCGCAGCGGACGCCCGCGATCTCTATTACCGGCGCCAATGGCACGCCGCTCCGCCCCTCCCGGCCCTGCCCAGGCCGTCGCCCGAGCCAAGGGGCTCCGCGTCACTGCCCGACCTCGGTGATCCCGGCTACCAAGTCCTGGCCCGTGGTGCTGCCACCCGTGCGGCTGATCTGCTGAGCCAGGCCCTGCGCCGCCGCCGCAACCCGCTCGTCGACCCAGTTGGACAGCTGACGCCTGAGCAGGACGCGACCAGGCTGGAGGCCTTCGGGAACCCCGGCAAAGCAGCGGCGCCTCGCGGCTGATCGTCCTTGCCGCATGGTGATAGGGGTTGCTGAGCAGCCGTCGGACGGACGGGAGCGGGCCGGATGCCCTCCTCATCCTTCCAGACGGACAGCGCCCGCACCGACACTGATTCCGGTGCGAGTTCCCATCGTCACGATCGGCGAGGCCAAAGCGGCTCGGGCCGGTTCCACGATTCGCCCGCGGCCGCCGTGCGGCCCCGCCTACATTCGTGCCGTGGTCGTCTACCAACCTGAAACCCTGGGGCAGTGCTGCTCGCTCGGCGCCGTCTTACAGGGGTCGTTCGAGCGGGCCCGTGAGCGGTTCGCGGCCGTGTCCGGAGACGCGGAGGATCCGGAGCAGCCCGGCGTCACTGCGGCGATGACGCTCGTGGCCCTGGTCAATCTGTGCGACCACCGGATCGACGTACACGAAGCGGATCCCGGTCCTGTCCGCGGGTGTGCCGTCTGCACGCGCTTCGAGCTTTCAGTCCCGGCCGACCCCCGAGCCGGCGGCCCTCGGCTGAATCCGACCGCATGGACATACGAGCGCAGGGTCCATCACGTCGCACATGTAGTGGCACCCCACGTCGTACGGATGGTCTCGTAGGAACGTGGTACTCGATGCCGCCAGGCGGCTGCGACAGCGGCCTTCGGGCATCTTGAAAGCGCGAGGCAGCGAGCGTCGCCGCTCTGCGACGGTTCACCCTCGTGTGCCGTCTACGAGAGCAGTCGTTCCGGTGACGTCGCCCACCAGTGGGCCAGCTGGGGCAGCGTTTTGAAGCCGAGAGCGGTCCTGAGGTTCGAGAGGTGCACGCTCACTGTCCGCTCGCTCACCCCGAGATCCTTACCAATCTGGTCGTAGCCGCGGCCGGCGACGACACTGCGCAAGATTGTCCGCTGGAGCTTCGTGGTCTTGTGCTCCGCCCCGGTGCTGCCGGCGGGCTCGTCCTTCGCATCGGGCAGCCACGGGTCTGCCCGCTCCCATCCCGTATAGAAATACAAGGCCAGTACCTCGCAGACTGCCCGGTCCTGGCTGTACCAGGCGGTCTTGGGGATCAGGACGCCGTCTTCGTCGAAGGCTTCGAAGAAGGCGTGCGCCCGGTCGACGAGGATCAGCCGGGGGAAGCTCTCGCCCAGGGTCCGGACCTCCGCGCCGGCAGCCGTCACCTCGGCAACCCACTGGCTCTGGTTCGCGTTGCTGCGCTCACTGGCCCTGTAAATCGTACGGACCGTCACACCGCGCCGTGCGGGCTCCATGTGCCGGTTCAGAGCCCCTTTGAGGACTTTCGTCGACCGGAATCCGGGCTGGGCGGTGAGGATCTCGCGGCTGGCACCCATCGTGGTGCGGATCGTCTCAGCGTTCACCGCGTCCACGCTGCGCAGGTGGACGGATGCGGCCGGGCTGAAGGGCTGGCCGTGCCTCTGCTGTTCCGCTTCGAGCTCGCGCACGAAGGCGGGGATCTGGGCGAACTCCTCGACTGCGGCGCTCAGTGTCCTGAGCACGCTCGCGTGGAGCTGGGTCTCCAGGTAGTGCGGGGGCGTCGGTACGTAGATCCCGTGGTGGAAGGGGTTGGCGACCAGGACCCCCCTGGCCAGAAGATTCCTGAGGCCGGGCTCGTCTTCCTCGAGGAGCTCGCCTCGAAGCGCCCGTCGGTAGGTCTCCACCTCGATGTCGCACATGTGGGTCAAGGTCGTTCCAGGCAAGGGTATTTCCTGGTCTGTCACGAATGGCTCCCTCACCTTCCTGAAGTACAGATGAACTCAGTATCAGGAAGGTTGGCCGCATTCAGCAATCAGGTTGATCTCAGCGCGCGCCTCCCGCCACCGGCGGCGCGCGAAATGTCAGGTGTTCCCATTTCCGCTGGATATGGCAGCCCACTTGATGACGCCTACGCTCCTGGCGGGCAGCGGGGACTGTTCGTCCGGGCGCAAAGGGCACCCGCGCGCGGGCCGATCCCGCCGGGAGGACCCGGGGAGCAGACGCCGTCCCGCCTGCCGGGCAGACCGAGTGCCGGGCCGGTTCGGGGGGCCCACCCTGCATCAGGTTGGACAGCACCGGCCTTTCGACAGGAATGAGCTCTCCATGACCCACACTTACCTGCGCCGCTACGGCGCATCGCGAGGCGCGGCTGTCGGCGCCGCGGTCGCAGCCTGCCTGACGCTGGCCTCCGCCTGCAGCGGGCCGTCGGGCAGAGCGCAGCCGACTCCGGCTCCTCCCAGCTCCAGCGCCCCGGCCGCTCCTGTCGGCGTGGTGACCGAGGCCGAGGCCAACGCCATCCTCGACAATTACCAGGACGTCAACAACCGGGCGAACGCAGCTCAGGACGCGGAGCTGGTCTCCAGCGTGGAGGCCGGCCAGCTGTACGCACGGAGCAAGGCGCAGTACGAGCAGTACGGGACGCTGAGCGAGAAGGAAAAGCAGGAGTACAAGAAGCCCTTCTATTTCACAGAGCGGAATTTCTACATACCCGAAGGGGGAAACTGGTTCGCAGCCGAGGCCACCACCGAAGGAACCTCGCGCCAGCTGCTGGTCTTCGAGAAGTCCGCCGACACGGCGAACACATGGAAGAAGGTCGCCGCGAACTTCCCGGAGAAGTCCATGCCGCCCATTGAGACCAAGCAGGGGCTCGCCCTCACGGCCGACGCGGGCACGGCGGTCGGACCGTTGGCGCCGCGCACGGCGGGCGCGGCGGTCGAGGACCTCTTCGCAACGGGCGGGACGAAGGAAGGAGCGCAGCTCTCCCACGAGAACGAGAGCGCGAAGAGCATCCTCAAGAAGTACGCCGAGCGCGGCTCCAACCTGGGCCCGCAGGCACGGGTTTCCTTCCAGCCTGTTCCCCCGGGCAGCGGCAAGATCTACGCGCTGCGGACCGGGAGTGGTGTGATCGCTATCGTGCCCCTGGCGCACACCCAGGAGAGCCGCGTGACCGATCCCAGCCTCTTGATCACCCCCGGCACTGATGAGCGGGTGTACAACGCGACGTCCCGCTCTGTGGTTGTCAGTACGTTCCAGGGCACGGGTGTGGTGCTCCTGAGCAGTACTGGGCCCGCGACGCTCCTCGACTACCGGTACGAGCTGACCGGGTCCCGCTGACCGCTGCCACCGCACGGCTGCGTCGACAGGTCATCGTGATGAGCCGTGTCAGTGATTCTCCGGGCCGTCTGCGTCCATGTCGCTTCCACGGGCTGGCAGGCTCGTTGAGATCAGGAGCCGGGTGCGAGTCGCTGGAGGAGCCGACATGGGCAAACATCAGAAGGGCCGCAGGCACCGCCGTGTGAACCGTACCCCTCGGCCGGTGAGCAGGACCGGTAGGGACCGGGCCGCCCAGGGGGCGCCTTCAGTCGCGGCCGCGCCGGCCCCGGCGTCGGTTGGGGACAGTCTGGTGTTGCCCTCGCAGGGGAGGCCCGCCGCAGTGCCGGTGCCCGAGCCGGGCGGGTCGGCTTTCGCGAGCAAGGCTGACGGGGGTCTCGGCCATCCTGCGCGGCGCACGTGGAGCGCGCTACGGGCGGCAGGAACGCGGGAGAGCGGCGTGGGGGAGCTCTGCGAGGCGGTCGGGTTCACCGAGCGCACCGTCCTCAAGCACTTGGAGGGCCTGGCAGCGCATGGGCTCGCCGTTCAGGGGGTGGGTGGCGGCTGGGTGGCCGCTGACGCGGTTCAGGGGCTGCCGGAGCCACGGCCCGGGAATGCCGCTCTGGCCAGGACTGTCCTGTAGGGCCGGGAGTTCAGACCGCGTGGCGGGCAGCCGACTGCTGCGACTTCTCGTACGCGCAGGACGAGCAGGCGCATGCGTCGGACTCGACGTGTTCCGCCAGGACCTGGCACTGCAGGCAACCGCAGTAGGCGGACCCTCCCGGGGCCTGTGCGTGCCCCGGGCCCGGGGGCCGTGGAGCGGGCCATGCACCGGGGATGTGGGACGGGTCGCGGAAGTCGGTGGGCAAGGGGGCGGGCTCGGTGGGGGCGGGGCTGATCAGGACTCGCATGTACGCTCCCAGATCGCGTTCTTCGCGCATGGCCGTGATGTCTTCGACCTCGGCCGAGAGCATGAGCTGCGTCCCGTGGATGCCGCCCGGGCTGGGACTGTCGCTCTTCCTGCGGGCTGGTGACACCGGCGCCCCTCCCCTGCGGCCGCGTTCCTGTACGCCACGAGAGTGCGTCGGTGGTGTCGGCCGTGGGCAAGGGAGAGGGGAGCTGTCCCGCCGGACGGGAGCAGGGCCGGCCCGGGGTGGTCTGCCGGTCCGCCCCGCGGGACATGGTGCGCGGCGGCCTGCCGCCCAGCCCCCTGTGGGAGATGACCGGGTGTGCGGTCCTTTCCCGTCTGCCGGAACGCGCGGCACGGTTGGGATGCCTGGGCCTGGCATCCGGTGGCCGGTCTCTCACCGCCTGGCCCGAAAGCGCGGCAGGCTCACCTCGGAGCGGCCACGGCACCCTGCGAGACTGACTGCGGGGGCGCAGGTCGGCGCCCCTTTTGGGTAACCCGGCCCGAAGGGGGCGGGGTTGGACGATCCCAGGAGCAGTGATGAGTGACATGCCCCCGCCCGGTCCGGCGTTCACCGAGGTGAAGCTGACCGGCCCCGCCGATGAGGTGGCCCGGCTGATGCAGCTGCTCAGTGGCGTGGCTGAGGTGATCTTCGGTCCCTGCACGCAGCCCCACCGTGCGGGAGAGGTCTCGTGCACCGCTCAGCTGGTCGCCCATCCCTCCGCCGGGGCTGTGTCTGACGGGCAGAGTGCGTTGCTGACCGTGCAGGTCGGGCTTGAGGTCGAGCCGGGCGCGATTGAGGGTCTGCCGGGTGCGGCAGCTTCGGAGCAGGTGGAGAAGGCGGTGGCCGCCGCGGTGGCCGCCGCGGTGTCGGCGCTGCCGGGCGTCCGGGTCGCCAGCGGCCGCCTCGTCGCCGCGGTGGGGCTGCCCACAGCGCGGGAGTAGGCCGGTATGGCGGGGGCCGAGGCGCAGCTCGACAACGCGGGGACCGCCCTGTGGCTGACCGACGTTCAGACCGACGCCGACCCGGGGTGGACGCCCCGGCGCGTGCTGGCGCTGGTGGGCGGCGTGCCGGCGGGGCGGCTGGACTTCCTGGTCCACCCGGACGGACAGGCTCTGTCGGTGTGGATGCTGGAGGTGGAGCCGGAGTATCAGGGTCGCAACCTGGCCTCCGTGATGATGGACGCGCTGTACGAGGCGCACCCGACGGCATGGATCGACCACGGCGGCCGGACCCAGGACGGGGCGCGCTGGTGGAACCGGTATGCCGAACCGGCCCCGGAGCGCAACATCCACAACCGGCCGCCGGAGGAGTGGGCCCGCTACTTCGATGCCGTCGTGGTGATGGCGCAACGGGCCCGCAACGCCTACCAGAACCGGATGAACGGTCTGGACGGGCATGGCGCGGCCGAGTACCGGTACGGGGAGCGGCTGGAGGTGGTGGCGGCCCAGTGGGCGTCGGCGTACCGGCAAGCCCGGGCGCAGGGGCCGGACCCGGCGGCCCTGGAGCTGCACGGTGGGCTGCGGCTGGTGCTGCCGGACGAGCTGCGCCGGGTGATGAACGACGAGCGGCGGGATGCGGGCGAGCGGGCCGAGCGGCTGCTGGACCACATCGGGTACGGCAGCCTCCCGTACGCCGCCGGCTGGCACACCACCCGCAGGGCCGCGTTCGAGGACATGGCCCACGAGCAGGTCTTCGATCCGGCGCCCGCGGAAGACGTCACCCATGTCGCGTTCCGGGTGCGGCTGGCGCCCGGCCAGGAGATCCCGCGGCACGAGCTGCGGACGACCTGGGTCTCCTACACCGACTCGCCGGGGATCGAGGTGGAGCTGACGGGCATGTCCTGGCGGTCTCCGCAGACACCCTGGGCCACGCGCACCGCCGAGTTCGACCAGCCGATCGACGCGGCCATCGCGCCCGAGTACTGGGGCGAGGCCAGTGCGCAGTACACAGCGCGGTTCGACGAGATCGGCGAACTGCGGCCAGGTCAGAGACCGCGCCGGGCCGGGGCCGGTGATCCGCTCGCGGGTCGGGAGGCGGACATCGCGGCCATGGCCGCCAAGCTCCAGGAGGCAAGTCGCCAGCGTGTCGCCGCCTCCCTGCCTGCGCCGGCTCGGGAAGTGTTCGAGAGCCTGCGGGCGCCCCAGCAGACCCCGTCACCCCAGTCGCCTCGCCTGCGGTAGGGCGGCATCGGGCTCAGGCTGCGCGCTGCCCTGGGGTGAGGGCTATGTCGACGGCCGGCCCCGCTGCGGGGCGACTCCGAGACGGCGGCCCAGCTTCGGCTCGGGCAGGCTGTCGCGTCTATGCGGTCTCGCTGCTGAGCCGGTGCAGCAGGGCGGCCGCCAGGGCGTTGAGGGCGACGGCGTCGGCGCGGGTCCATGCGGCCGAGGCGATGGCGCCGTCGTTGTGCTGGGGCCCGCTGGCCTGGCTGAAGGCCGCCTGGATGATGTCGGCGTAGCCGTCGGCCTGCGCGGCGATCCGGTCCTGGAGGATCCCGTACCGGTCGGCCTGGTCCTGGTCGTCCCGCTTCTTGGTGCCGCCCGTGGGCCAGACGCCCAGGGTCCGCATCAGTGTCAGGGCGAGGCGGGTCTCGCGGATCGCGTCCGTGTACTCGCCTGCCG
It contains:
- a CDS encoding protein-L-isoaspartate(D-aspartate) O-methyltransferase, producing the protein MDWESHARRLADGHLRPESPWWKPVACTPRHLFVPNWWERGTGGRVVRNGPDDPEAWFKAAYRNQTLVTRIGTDHADQVEPGTMVPYGRWPTSSSTLPSLMATMYRHAMLADGSRTLVTTGTGYGTALACSRLGDHLVTSVDVDPYLVEVATDRLAGIGLHPRTAVCDITQTLPADVDRIVSTVSVRPVPASWLTALRPGGRLVTTITGTAMILVADKTPDGGARGFISSDQATFMRTRHGDDYDDAVAAAEVWKAADEDGERSVSRYPLTYVPDSWAVQATLELEAPGIEHRTEQHEDGGRTVWMAHPDGSWARARTTKARDLPTVHQGGSRRLWDLLTGILDRLIIGGELPVTGARVTITPDGQTTLSRGRWSTTL
- a CDS encoding DEAD/DEAH box helicase yields the protein MFVPADPPRAGRFVFWRPAAAMGPADQLAVPPQARLSERGTTVVRWSGGKAKTGSVPYYTLGLEDAWPLLVHCRTHDHGHEACRFWGAAALMALHLVADGRLAPTLTARGYDAWKTTDPGPWQNQLDALLAAMPPEAHASALSHSSPGHGPTMGDPGHLLSAYLDAMADFLPRSPGAAVVTGQAAFADRPALHVPHLRLAGPRMAGQAALGVRLSLRLELDADDSETGVRAVVQVHDSAGGHRVEDAESLWRAVPAPGTPDATRQMESLLALRRAARTWPPLARLLDDPGRGGALELDETEIDELLGDAVARLARADCAVHWPRDLVRALTGRTVIAPRPEAVAPNRLFGAEQLLEFQWRAAVDDDDLTDAEMDVLAEARRPFVRLRDRWVRVDAALLRRVRERRLGQVSAGEALVCALTGAGQIGEERVEVHPTGWLADLRTALTGAADTEVASPAGLKAELRHYQRRGLAWLHHLTTGPVGGGILADDMGLGKTLMLIALHLLNQESAATAGPTLVVCPATMLGAWEREIARFAPTVPVRRFHGPARSLELLPADAIVLTTYATLRRSTDRLTYTPWSLLAADEAQAVKNALSGAAGALREIDSRSRVALTGTPMENSLADLWALLDWATSGLLGTWPAFRERFARPIEAGRDTAAAARLAALISPLVLRRRKTDPGIAPELPPKTDTDAFVPLSREQAALYEAVTREALQQIRAADGINRRGLVLKLLTSLRQICNHPAQYLKEPDPVIAGRSGKIDLLDTLLDQILAEGQSVLVFSQYTQVLDLLATHLKRRGIPHQGLTGKTPTGQRDQLVQRFQDGEFPVFLLSLRAAGSGLTLTRAEHVLQIDQWWNPAVMDQAADRAYRIGQTRPVQIHRFVAEGTVEEKVLQLLAAKRETADMVLGAEQLGLTELGDDQLADLVALRRH
- a CDS encoding LuxR C-terminal-related transcriptional regulator is translated as MCDIEVETYRRALRGELLEEDEPGLRNLLARGVLVANPFHHGIYVPTPPHYLETQLHASVLRTLSAAVEEFAQIPAFVRELEAEQQRHGQPFSPAASVHLRSVDAVNAETIRTTMGASREILTAQPGFRSTKVLKGALNRHMEPARRGVTVRTIYRASERSNANQSQWVAEVTAAGAEVRTLGESFPRLILVDRAHAFFEAFDEDGVLIPKTAWYSQDRAVCEVLALYFYTGWERADPWLPDAKDEPAGSTGAEHKTTKLQRTILRSVVAGRGYDQIGKDLGVSERTVSVHLSNLRTALGFKTLPQLAHWWATSPERLLS